Proteins encoded in a region of the Saccharothrix ecbatanensis genome:
- a CDS encoding condensation domain-containing protein yields the protein MLPNQRWFFEELYGTMVNPGRWTIGAIYRLTPGTTEHITRDAVSHVLAQHESLRVRFRRDDGEWRQWVAPPDAPFAFRVVDLSLVPPASRKTYIGRLAEQLGAAVNIDQGALIQFAYVDLGVSEPPRLIMIAHHLLLDAFSMRIIVKDLALALKSLRDGTPVRLPRGTAFSDCVAMLHRYGEQGLRQELEYWRSMSRQGAVRLPVDADQEPSEAIRLWDTTASEVELPAVSGTGAGEALDTVVLAAVAGAVTTWAGGPVWVRSVHHGRDLVSAGESSERVLPTRSMRTVGWFATAGLHLLPVQGNDDLSCYIRAISGAVNAPPNHGIGLSLLRWLPVDGDVDPAVADIWAKSGFMFNYMSVTRDQSYEGIARSDEPIGGYRDLMEPRLALHVRARAKPGRLSVFWDFDPTRRAGSTIERLSENAKTTLAAHSLDSVS from the coding sequence TTGCTGCCGAACCAGAGATGGTTCTTCGAAGAGCTGTATGGAACCATGGTGAATCCCGGCCGTTGGACGATCGGGGCCATCTACCGGCTGACGCCGGGAACCACTGAGCACATCACCCGTGACGCGGTGTCCCACGTGCTGGCCCAGCACGAGTCATTACGCGTCCGGTTCCGACGCGACGACGGCGAGTGGCGCCAGTGGGTCGCACCGCCGGACGCCCCTTTCGCGTTCCGGGTGGTCGACCTGTCGCTGGTGCCACCGGCGAGCCGGAAGACGTACATCGGACGCCTCGCGGAGCAGCTGGGCGCGGCCGTCAACATCGATCAGGGCGCGTTGATCCAGTTCGCCTACGTCGACCTGGGTGTGAGCGAACCGCCGAGACTGATCATGATCGCCCATCACCTCCTCCTGGATGCGTTCTCCATGCGCATCATCGTCAAGGACCTGGCGCTCGCGTTGAAGTCGCTCCGTGACGGCACCCCGGTGCGGTTGCCCCGCGGCACGGCTTTTTCGGATTGCGTAGCCATGCTCCACCGCTACGGCGAACAAGGCCTGCGCCAGGAGTTGGAGTACTGGAGGTCCATGTCGCGGCAGGGAGCTGTGCGGCTACCCGTGGATGCCGATCAGGAACCGTCTGAAGCCATCAGGCTGTGGGACACCACCGCGTCGGAAGTGGAGTTGCCCGCGGTTTCCGGCACAGGGGCCGGCGAGGCGCTCGACACCGTTGTATTGGCCGCTGTCGCGGGTGCTGTGACGACGTGGGCGGGCGGTCCTGTCTGGGTGCGCTCGGTTCACCACGGCCGCGATCTGGTATCGGCCGGCGAGAGTTCCGAAAGGGTTCTCCCGACCCGGTCCATGCGGACCGTCGGGTGGTTCGCCACGGCGGGTCTGCATCTCCTCCCCGTGCAAGGGAACGATGACTTGTCCTGCTACATCCGTGCCATATCCGGCGCCGTGAACGCCCCGCCGAACCACGGGATCGGGCTTTCCCTGTTGCGCTGGCTACCGGTGGACGGAGACGTGGATCCTGCTGTTGCCGACATCTGGGCAAAATCGGGGTTCATGTTCAACTACATGAGTGTCACGCGGGACCAGTCGTACGAAGGAATCGCGAGAAGCGATGAGCCCATCGGCGGCTACCGCGACCTCATGGAGCCGCGGCTGGCTCTGCACGTGCGGGCACGCGCCAAGCCAGGGCGCTTGTCGGTATTCTGGGATTTCGACCCGACCCGGCGGGCCGGTAGCACGATCGAGCGGCTTTCCGAGAACGCGAAGACCACCCTCGCGGCACATTCACTCGATTCAGTCAGTTGA
- a CDS encoding ABC transporter ATP-binding protein, whose product MTPPVAEPAAATALQALRVTWSHWIEEAVRSRLRIVRLLPSGGWGLVAFLAAFNVLLGLLPVVFVVVTSILVGGVPAAIAGGLDSAAWERLTALFLLASAVFLANQVLAPVANAVNLRLRRRVDGVLRDEAMALMLRPVGIGPLEDERTLDELSETVRNFDRDWGTPGQACVGMLVLVARYTRLLALVVVIGVAIAWPAGLAVGVAVLLFRYGQRGGLRKYSRVSREVVGRNREIEYLHQVTMTAVAAKEIRLFGLTEWLADRYSTAYEAVQQHKERARRRVYLAPYLVLTSVGVVFAGFALVLAAELATSGRIDLTELALGVQAVVLAIALGGYYAEADTSTQYAMLSLSALQRLRARLDELEAGQRRPPGRDPVAASTPSAALVFDSVGFHYPGSSRTVLDGIDLELPAGQCTAVVGVNGAGKTTLVKLLTRLYEPTSGTVRADGTDIAGFDPVLWRRRIGVIFQDFVRYELTAAENIELGAAHASADRAAVLRAAERAGIAEALLALPDGLDTPLSRAYPGGTDLSGGQWQRIAIARAFYALEAGATVLVLDEPTAALDVRAEMAFFERFVEMTRGVTSLLISHRFSSVRRADHIVVVDGGRVVERGSHDELIEAGGHYARLFALQAERFARGLDADGDSLEAGVGEESR is encoded by the coding sequence TTGACCCCTCCTGTGGCGGAGCCCGCGGCGGCCACTGCACTGCAGGCATTGCGGGTCACCTGGTCCCACTGGATCGAAGAAGCTGTGCGCTCGCGGCTGCGGATCGTGCGGCTGTTGCCGTCCGGGGGATGGGGCCTGGTCGCGTTCCTGGCCGCCTTCAACGTCTTGCTGGGATTGTTGCCGGTGGTGTTCGTGGTGGTGACGAGCATCCTGGTGGGCGGGGTGCCGGCCGCGATCGCCGGTGGTCTCGACAGCGCGGCGTGGGAGCGGCTCACGGCGCTGTTCCTGCTCGCCAGCGCCGTGTTCTTGGCCAACCAAGTCCTGGCCCCGGTGGCGAATGCGGTGAACCTGCGGTTGCGACGTCGGGTGGACGGCGTGCTGCGGGATGAGGCGATGGCGTTGATGCTGCGCCCGGTGGGCATCGGCCCGCTGGAGGACGAGCGGACCCTGGACGAGTTGAGCGAGACCGTCCGCAACTTCGACCGGGACTGGGGCACACCCGGCCAGGCTTGTGTGGGCATGCTGGTGCTGGTTGCCCGCTACACGCGCCTGCTGGCCCTGGTCGTGGTCATCGGGGTGGCGATCGCCTGGCCGGCCGGACTGGCGGTAGGCGTGGCGGTGCTGTTGTTCCGGTACGGCCAGCGCGGTGGGCTGCGGAAGTACTCACGCGTGTCACGGGAGGTGGTGGGCCGCAATCGGGAGATCGAGTACCTGCACCAGGTCACGATGACTGCCGTCGCGGCCAAGGAGATACGGTTGTTCGGCCTTACCGAGTGGTTGGCGGACCGCTACTCCACGGCGTACGAGGCCGTGCAGCAGCACAAAGAGCGGGCGCGTCGACGCGTCTACCTGGCTCCGTACCTGGTGTTGACGTCGGTGGGCGTCGTGTTCGCGGGCTTCGCGCTGGTGCTGGCCGCGGAGTTGGCGACGAGCGGCCGAATCGACCTGACCGAGCTGGCCCTGGGCGTACAGGCAGTGGTGTTGGCGATCGCGCTGGGCGGGTACTACGCCGAGGCGGACACGAGCACCCAGTACGCGATGCTGTCGCTGTCGGCGCTACAGCGGCTGCGGGCGCGGCTGGACGAGTTGGAGGCGGGGCAGCGGCGGCCACCCGGTCGAGACCCAGTCGCCGCGAGCACCCCGAGCGCCGCCCTGGTCTTCGACTCCGTCGGTTTCCACTACCCGGGGTCGAGCCGGACCGTGCTCGACGGCATCGACCTGGAGTTGCCCGCCGGGCAGTGCACCGCGGTGGTCGGGGTGAACGGGGCGGGGAAGACCACTCTGGTGAAACTGCTGACGCGGCTGTACGAGCCGACCTCGGGCACCGTCCGCGCCGACGGCACGGACATCGCCGGGTTCGACCCGGTGCTGTGGCGGCGGCGGATCGGGGTGATCTTCCAGGACTTCGTGCGCTACGAGCTGACCGCCGCGGAGAACATCGAGTTGGGTGCCGCGCACGCATCGGCCGACCGGGCGGCGGTGCTGCGCGCCGCCGAGCGCGCCGGGATCGCCGAAGCTCTGCTAGCCCTGCCGGACGGCCTGGACACGCCGCTGTCGCGCGCCTACCCCGGTGGCACGGACCTGTCCGGCGGCCAGTGGCAGCGCATCGCCATCGCCCGCGCGTTCTACGCCCTTGAGGCGGGGGCCACGGTGCTGGTGCTGGACGAGCCCACCGCAGCGCTGGACGTCCGCGCTGAAATGGCGTTCTTCGAACGGTTCGTCGAGATGACCCGAGGAGTGACTTCGCTGCTGATCTCGCACCGGTTCTCCAGCGTCCGGCGCGCCGACCACATCGTCGTCGTGGACGGCGGGCGGGTCGTCGAGCGCGGTTCGCACGACGAGCTGATCGAGGCGGGCGGCCACTACGCCCGCCTGTTCGCGTTGCAGGCGGAGCGGTTCGCCCGCGGGCTGGACGCCGATGGCGACAGCCTGGAGGCGGGAGTGGGGGAGGAAAGCCGGTGA
- a CDS encoding ABC transporter ATP-binding protein, with product MIDVVRGGWELFALSWRESRYRLVLSVVLMIAQAAAMPLAAPALAALTDAALAGDARGATAAAALVAVAVVAALTAGHFAHIFYFELGDRAVLRLERELIVLSNGSAGLEHHERPEYADKLQVLRQELHRAAWGSMEGLLNSLGLLVAISITAVLLARLNPLLLLLPLAAAPPLLLGRRAESIVNAARERAAPPSRHARHMFGLFGNAASAKELRVGGLGPGFRIRQRHAWDSASEKLWNGERRAVLLRTTGQLIFAVSYVLATLLVVRDAVAGRHSVGDVLLVLTLAGQVNQQVASAVSALQEMQRTTRVMSTMRWVRALLAGMEPPPPDRELPDRIRHGIELRGVSFAYPGTDRAVLADVDLTLPAGTTVAIVGENGAGKTTLIKLLCRFYQATTGVMTLDGTDLTRFDLARWRACIAAGFQDFARFELLARESVGVGELADIKSTEDVRKALRRARAEDILDRLDNGLETQLGKSYADGAELSGGQWQKLALGRAMMRQAPLLLVLDEPTSALDAQAEHELFEQYAAGARRVGQRTGAITVLVSHRFSTVRMADLILVVADGRIKERGSHDELMAAGGLYAELYGMQSAAYA from the coding sequence GTGATCGACGTCGTCCGCGGCGGTTGGGAGCTGTTCGCCCTGTCCTGGCGCGAAAGCCGGTACCGGCTCGTGCTCTCTGTCGTGCTCATGATCGCCCAGGCCGCAGCGATGCCCCTGGCCGCACCCGCCCTGGCCGCGCTGACCGACGCGGCGTTGGCAGGGGACGCACGCGGCGCCACCGCGGCAGCCGCACTCGTCGCGGTCGCGGTGGTCGCAGCGCTGACCGCCGGACACTTCGCGCACATCTTCTACTTCGAGCTGGGCGACCGAGCCGTGCTGCGCCTGGAACGCGAGTTGATCGTCCTGTCCAACGGCTCCGCGGGGTTGGAGCACCACGAGCGCCCGGAGTACGCCGACAAGCTCCAGGTCCTGCGGCAGGAACTTCACCGCGCCGCCTGGGGATCGATGGAAGGGCTGCTCAACAGCCTCGGCCTGCTCGTGGCCATCTCGATCACCGCGGTCCTGCTGGCCAGGCTCAACCCGCTGCTGTTGCTGCTGCCGCTGGCGGCCGCGCCACCGCTGCTGCTCGGGCGGCGGGCCGAGTCGATCGTCAACGCGGCGCGCGAGCGCGCCGCGCCACCGTCGCGGCACGCCAGGCACATGTTCGGACTGTTCGGGAACGCGGCGTCGGCCAAAGAGCTGCGGGTCGGCGGGCTCGGCCCGGGTTTCCGGATCCGCCAACGACATGCCTGGGACAGCGCGTCCGAGAAGCTGTGGAACGGTGAGCGCCGGGCCGTGCTGCTGCGCACCACCGGGCAGCTGATCTTCGCCGTCTCCTACGTGCTGGCCACGCTGCTCGTCGTGCGCGACGCGGTGGCGGGCCGGCACAGCGTCGGCGACGTACTGCTGGTGCTGACCCTGGCGGGTCAGGTGAACCAGCAGGTGGCCTCGGCCGTGAGCGCCCTCCAGGAAATGCAGCGCACCACCCGGGTCATGTCCACCATGCGCTGGGTACGTGCGCTCCTGGCGGGCATGGAGCCGCCCCCGCCCGATCGGGAGCTGCCCGACCGGATCCGGCACGGCATCGAGCTGCGCGGCGTCTCGTTCGCCTACCCCGGCACCGACCGGGCCGTGCTCGCCGACGTCGACCTCACCCTGCCCGCCGGCACCACGGTCGCGATCGTCGGCGAGAACGGCGCGGGCAAGACCACGCTGATCAAGCTTCTGTGCCGGTTCTACCAAGCCACCACGGGCGTGATGACGCTCGATGGCACGGACCTGACGCGCTTCGACTTGGCGCGGTGGCGGGCCTGCATCGCCGCCGGATTCCAGGACTTCGCCCGCTTCGAACTGCTCGCCCGTGAGAGTGTCGGAGTCGGTGAACTTGCCGACATCAAGTCCACCGAGGACGTGCGCAAAGCACTGCGCCGCGCCCGCGCCGAGGACATCCTGGACCGCCTCGACAACGGCCTGGAGACCCAACTCGGCAAGTCCTACGCCGACGGCGCCGAACTGTCCGGCGGCCAATGGCAGAAGCTCGCCCTGGGCCGTGCCATGATGCGGCAGGCACCCTTGTTACTCGTTCTCGACGAACCCACTTCCGCCCTCGACGCGCAAGCCGAACATGAGCTGTTCGAGCAGTACGCAGCGGGAGCACGACGCGTCGGCCAACGCACCGGCGCCATCACCGTGCTCGTCTCCCACCGGTTCTCCACGGTGCGCATGGCCGATCTGATCCTCGTGGTCGCCGACGGCCGCATCAAGGAACGTGGTTCCCATGACGAACTCATGGCCGCAGGCGGCCTGTACGCCGAGCTGTACGGCATGCAGTCAGCGGCCTACGCATGA